From Kamptonema formosum PCC 6407, a single genomic window includes:
- a CDS encoding dihydrolipoamide acetyltransferase family protein: protein MIREVFMPALSSTMTEGKIVSWVKSPGDKVEKGETVVVVESDKADMDVESFYEGFLATIIVAAGDVAPVGAAIALVAETEAEIEKAQQQATSAPAKAAAPAQSPATPAAAVASAPAALQESPNRRNGRSVASPRARKLAKELKVDLSSLQGSGPHGRIVAEDVEAAAGKAKAPAVQQPVAIAAPAAAPVPAKPTAAAAPPVGAIAPLGQVMPMNALQNAVVRNMTASLSVPVFHVGYTITTDNLDKLYKQVKSKGVTMTGLLAKAVAVTLQKHPLLNACYVESGIQYRAEINIAVAVAMDGGGLITPVLQKADQMDIYSLSRSWKDLVDRARSKQLQPAEYSTGSFTLSNLGMFGVDKFDAILPPGQGSILAIGSSRPQVVANEEGLIGVKRQMQVNITCDHRIIYGADAAAFLQDLAKLIETNPQSLTL from the coding sequence ATGATTCGCGAAGTGTTCATGCCCGCCCTGAGCTCTACTATGACCGAGGGCAAAATTGTTTCTTGGGTTAAATCGCCGGGAGACAAGGTAGAAAAAGGTGAAACGGTGGTTGTGGTTGAGTCTGACAAAGCAGACATGGATGTGGAGTCTTTCTACGAAGGCTTTTTGGCGACGATTATTGTGGCTGCTGGGGATGTTGCACCTGTTGGGGCGGCGATCGCTTTAGTCGCAGAAACCGAAGCGGAAATCGAAAAAGCTCAGCAGCAAGCTACTTCTGCACCCGCGAAAGCCGCCGCCCCCGCCCAAAGTCCCGCCACTCCTGCGGCTGCTGTTGCTTCCGCACCCGCCGCGCTGCAAGAGAGCCCAAACCGCCGCAATGGGCGCAGCGTCGCCTCCCCCCGCGCTCGCAAGTTAGCCAAGGAACTTAAAGTTGATTTAAGTTCCCTGCAAGGTAGCGGGCCTCACGGTCGGATTGTGGCAGAGGATGTCGAAGCGGCCGCTGGTAAGGCGAAAGCGCCTGCTGTTCAGCAACCAGTAGCGATCGCTGCACCCGCCGCAGCGCCAGTACCAGCGAAACCGACAGCAGCAGCGGCCCCTCCTGTGGGTGCGATCGCGCCTTTGGGTCAAGTAATGCCCATGAACGCCCTGCAAAATGCTGTAGTGCGGAATATGACCGCCAGCCTCTCCGTGCCTGTTTTCCACGTCGGTTATACAATTACTACTGACAATCTAGACAAACTCTACAAACAGGTGAAGTCAAAGGGCGTAACGATGACGGGGCTGTTAGCAAAAGCCGTAGCCGTAACGCTGCAAAAACATCCTTTACTCAACGCTTGCTATGTGGAATCGGGGATTCAATACCGCGCTGAGATTAATATTGCTGTCGCAGTAGCAATGGATGGCGGCGGATTGATTACTCCCGTCCTTCAAAAGGCGGATCAAATGGATATTTATTCGCTTTCTCGCAGTTGGAAAGATTTAGTCGATCGCGCTAGAAGTAAGCAATTGCAACCTGCGGAATATAGCACGGGCAGTTTTACCCTATCGAATCTAGGAATGTTTGGGGTAGATAAGTTTGATGCGATTTTACCACCAGGTCAGGGTTCGATTTTAGCGATCGGCTCTTCGCGGCCGCAAGTTGTTGCAAATGAAGAGGGATTGATCGGGGTGAAACGGCAAATGCAGGTGAATATTACTTGCGATCATCGCATTATTTACGGTGCTGATGCTGCCGCATTTTTGCAGGATTTGGCGAAGTTAATTGAGACAAATCCTCAATCTTTGACGCTGTAA
- a CDS encoding type II toxin-antitoxin system VapC family toxin produces the protein MGQLILPSFSTIYVDTSVLIYSLEGNLDYISLLQPLWLKFQAGELEIVSSELILMEVLVVPLRNADSLLVNAYEQLLFSTRMRLIPISQSVLRNAAQMRASSNLKTPDALHAATALSINCSVFLTNDKGFRNVPNLPTVILTEVLAS, from the coding sequence ATGGGACAGCTAATACTGCCATCCTTTTCTACTATCTATGTAGACACATCAGTTTTAATTTATAGCTTGGAGGGAAATTTAGATTACATTTCTTTGCTGCAACCTCTCTGGTTGAAATTTCAAGCGGGGGAACTTGAAATAGTCAGCAGTGAATTGATATTGATGGAGGTTTTAGTTGTCCCTCTGAGAAACGCTGATTCTCTTTTAGTCAATGCTTACGAACAACTGCTTTTTTCTACCAGAATGAGGCTAATTCCCATCAGCCAATCTGTACTCAGAAATGCGGCTCAAATGCGGGCAAGTAGCAATTTAAAAACACCTGATGCGCTTCATGCAGCTACAGCTTTGAGTATAAACTGTAGTGTATTTCTTACTAATGATAAAGGGTTTCGCAACGTTCCAAATTTACCTACTGTTATCCTTACTGAAGTTTTGGCATCTTGA
- a CDS encoding zinc-dependent alcohol dehydrogenase family protein: MKAIAFDTPGSPEVLQMVDIPAPTIQKDTELLVRLRAAGVNPIDTKLRQRGTLKQDETPHILGCDGAGVVEAVGAGVQLFQVGDEVYFCNGGLGGPTGTYTELVVIDEKFVARKPSSISFAEAAAAPLVLITAWESLYDRGRLQTGQKALIYGGAGGVGHVAIQLAKLQGADVCTTVSSEEKANFVTELGADLPIIYKNRDVVDEVLGWTQGQGVDLAFDTVGDETFYQSFPCVRIYGDVVTILEPNSALGNLKIARLRNLRISLELMLTPMLEGLVEEQIQQAKILEQCSRWIDNSLLKIHVGQTFPLEEAVAAHKLLESGSMTGKIVLVIDS, from the coding sequence ATGAAAGCGATCGCTTTTGATACACCCGGAAGCCCGGAAGTCCTGCAAATGGTGGACATTCCCGCCCCAACTATTCAGAAAGATACAGAACTATTGGTGCGGCTGCGGGCAGCGGGTGTCAATCCTATTGATACTAAATTACGACAGCGAGGCACTTTAAAACAAGACGAGACTCCTCACATTTTGGGGTGTGACGGTGCTGGTGTTGTCGAAGCTGTAGGTGCTGGAGTTCAACTTTTCCAAGTTGGAGATGAAGTTTATTTCTGTAATGGCGGTTTGGGCGGCCCAACTGGAACTTACACGGAATTGGTGGTTATAGACGAGAAGTTTGTTGCCAGAAAACCATCTTCAATTAGCTTTGCTGAAGCGGCCGCTGCGCCTTTAGTTTTAATCACAGCTTGGGAATCACTTTACGATCGCGGACGGTTACAAACTGGTCAAAAGGCATTAATTTATGGCGGTGCTGGCGGGGTTGGTCATGTCGCTATCCAGTTAGCAAAATTGCAAGGTGCAGATGTTTGCACGACGGTTAGTTCTGAAGAAAAAGCTAATTTTGTTACGGAATTGGGTGCCGACTTGCCGATTATTTACAAAAATAGAGATGTAGTCGATGAAGTTTTAGGTTGGACTCAAGGGCAAGGAGTAGACTTAGCTTTTGATACGGTAGGTGACGAAACTTTTTATCAATCATTTCCCTGCGTTCGGATTTACGGAGATGTGGTGACAATTTTGGAACCCAATTCAGCTTTAGGAAATTTGAAGATAGCGAGGTTGCGAAATCTGCGAATTAGTTTGGAATTGATGCTAACACCAATGTTGGAAGGATTAGTGGAGGAACAAATACAGCAAGCTAAGATTTTAGAGCAGTGTTCTCGCTGGATAGATAACAGTTTACTGAAAATTCATGTAGGTCAAACTTTCCCTTTGGAAGAAGCTGTAGCGGCTCATAAGTTGCTCGAATCGGGCTCGATGACTGGTAAGATTGTTTTGGTAATTGATAGTTGA